The nucleotide window GCCAAACGAAAGGCCCTATCCTAGAACCAATCAGACCAAGAATATCTCCAATCCCTGGAACCTGCCACCATAAATTACTGATCTTTTCCCAAGTCTGACCCAAAAGGGAGCCAACACCAGGAATATTCCAATTTAATGGATTGATTCTATCCCATGTTTGACCGAGGAGTGAACCTACTCCTGGTATATGCCAGTTGAGGGGATTGATCCTGTCCCAGGTTTGACCCAGGATCTGGCCAACATTAGGTACTTGCCATTTTAGTCCAGGGATCCGTGGTTTAACCTGGTCAATTATATCATTCAGGATCTGTGAAGGTGAAGGCCATTTGAAATTAGGGATATTAAACCTACTAAAATCAAGTATACCATTTTTACCGAAAATATCGTTATTAATTCCTTTATTTGATGATCCTCCTGCTGCACTTGAGGTTCCGGGTAATAATTTTCCAAGCATACCTCCAAAGTTACTTATCTGTCCTCCAATGTTTGAACCGGTACTTCCAAACATTCCAGTTATTCTGTTCCAATCCTGTCCTAAAGTTTGACCAAAATTAATATTGAATGGATTGTTGATTTTGTAGGGGTTTGTACTGCCTGCAGCACTGCCCCCTAATGATAAGAAAGGTGCACCTATTGGATTTAATAATCCTGCTATGTTTGCAACATTTCCACTCAGGAACTGACCCAATCCGGTCTGGCCTTCTGGAGTTGATTTTAACCAATTACCAACACTTTGGAGACCATAACCTCCCGCAGTCATAGTTGCCCCACCCAAGATTCCCATGAGAGTTGCACTGGCTGCTCCTGTCACTCCTACAGCTTCACCAGTACCCGCCATTACTCCACTTAATCCTAATGTATTAATAATTGAACCAATACTTCCACGTATTCCTCCTGATTTACTTCCTGAACTTTTACCACTCTTACCCGAACTTCCACCAATCTGGCTGTCATCAGGGCAAGGGTTACATTCCAGATCTATCTTTTTCTTCCCACTTGTGATTCCTTTAAGTTTATCACTGACCCCGCCTAAAGAACCTAAAACTTCTTTAGCAGACCAGACTACAGGACCCAGGGCCAGGGCCAGGGCAACTATTCCAGCTGTGGCCAGGCCAATTTGTGTGGACCAGCCCCCGGTTTTTTCATCAAGTTCTAGTAAAAAGTCAACACCTTTCTCTAGGTAAGGGAGAATTTTGCTTCCCATTTCAGTGGCTGCAACCTGTATTTTTCCTTTGAAAGTTTCCGCCTTGATGGTCATTATGTCCATCTGGGACATTCCCTCATAGCCATTGGCCTTCAGAGCTTCGTCCAATGCGAGAATCCTTTCATGTATTGTTTTTTTACCTTCTAATTTATCAACCTGACCGGCCAGTACTCGGCTTCTTTCAACCTCTCCTGTAGTTCCGGTCATTATGTATGCGTTTAAATCTTGTTGTGCTTCTATTTGAGTTTGTCCGGTTTTTTTAGCTGCTATCAGGTAGTCTGCTGCAACATACCCGAGTTCTTTTAGATCTGATATTGCCGCACCACGTGCAGCTGCACTACCCAACAAGGTATTCATGAATGTGTCATCACCAGGTACAGCTGCCACAATTTCCTCAATACTCCGAGCCATACTCTGGGCTTGAGCATCACCCAGTTTCATTGCCAAATACGCCTGGTTAAACTGTCGCTCTGTGGCTCCAGTCCATAACATGTTTCCTATTGATGCAACCCCAACTCCACCCATGATCATACCGAGAAGATTACTCAGTTCACCCAGCCCATGGTTAGCTGTTTCAGCGCTCTTGGTTATTGTGTCAACACCTCGAGCTGCAGTAGTGGCACCTTGACTGATACTGTGTCCTGCGTTTCGTCCTGCTTCACCTGTCCTGGATAAAGCATTTTTGGCTGTTTCGCCAGATCGGGTTATTTCCTCACCGGCGCGACCTCCTTCATTTCCCATTGCGGATAAACCATGGCTTGCTTGGAGGGCTCCTTGGTGAATGGTACCTGCCGCGTGGCCTCCTATGGTTCCCATGTGGGAAAGGGTGGATATTGATCCACTTGCACTGCTTCCTATTTTGCTGATTGCTGATGATGCTTGGGCTGAAGATTGGGCCACTTCTTTGTTACTCGACACTGCATCGGAAGCAAATCTGTGAACTGCAGTGCTACCATTTTTAAGCACTGCTTCAACGTTGCTTTTTCCAAGAAGGTTGATGTTTATTGTAGTGTTCATCGGGGCATCAGTCCTAGGAGTATATTTTTTAAGGAGCGGCAGTGCAAATAATAATAAAAAATAATTAGGTGGGAGGGGTCAAAAAGTGAAAAATAGAGAATATTCAATTTTGGGAGTTATTGCTATTGTAGTGATGGTTGTGGCCTTATCTGGCTGCACATCCACGTCTACTTCAAATTCGAATTCAAATCAAAAACATTATGATAAAAATAATGTCTCTTTTAATTATCCAACGTCCTGGTCAGTTACTGAGGATAGTATTATAGAAAGTTCAGGAGCGCCTTTTATAAAATTAAAAACAGGTGAGAGTGAGGCCCGGATTTGGGTGTATCCGGTAGATAAAAGCACGGTTGAATATGGTAATTTCCCAGTCACAGAGACTGTGGGGAATGTGACTTATAAAAAAATGCCAGCGGAAGTAGGGTCCAGCTTGGTAAGTTATGTTATACGAAAAGATGGGAAAGATTTCTTCATGATCGGTGCAACTGAAGATGAGGTTGGTCATAAAATGATCCTTGAATCTGCGACCTTCTAAATTTCTCCTCTTTCCCTTCTTTTTCTCCATTTTTGTTCTATTGCTTTAAACTCATCATCCTCCTTTTCTCTGTCTTTTTTTTCCTTCTCTCGTAGAATCCGTAATTTTTCTCTGAAGATTGACCCATAATAACGCCAAAAGACTCGTTTAGGCATCTTCAGCATGTCTTGATGAGACCAGCCACGTTCACGGCTAGTGTCATCCAGGGCAATCATCAATGGATGTCGAGTTATGACAGATTTTTCATCACTTTTCCTGCGTTCTGAAACCCCGCCTTCACACTTTGTTGTTCCATTTCATCGATTTCTATGTCAGTCATTCCTATGTCATAGTAGCGCTGTCGGCTGATCTGTTTACGGAGGTTAGCCCATTCCCTGCTGGTGACTTGTTGTATTTCTTTAGGAGTGATTTCACCCTCTTCAAATAATGCAAGAAGATATTTCTTTCTGAATGTTGCGGCTTTTTTCTTGTATTCCTTGATTTCCTTCTTGTATTTTGACAGTGATTCATCATGTGGTACTGGTTCTTCAACCTCGATAGTTTTCTCTTCCATCTCCCCTTCTTTGTTCTCCACTTCGATTGTTTGTTCAACTGTCCTGGTGGTTTCTAATTGTGGTACTGGTAGGCTGTTTAATTCAAGTGTTATCACCTCCAGGTCAATGTCTTCCTCAATAGTCACGTTTCGGAGTTTTCTCTTTTTCCCCATGAATGTGCAGAACACGGGGGCCATTCCCATTACTTCAACATCTGAATTCATAATTACTCCTCTATAAGGGGTGGTTTTTAAGTATCCTATGCGGCAACTACTTGAGTTAATAATGATTTCACAGTTGCACTGGCGGTTTTGGTGGTAGTTGAATCATAAGTTGCGGACCAGTCAAATTGTGCGGTGATTAAGTCATCGTATGGTGATTGGATTTCCATCACGTCATAACTGATTTTGGGCATGTCTAAGGTGAGGGTGTCTCTGTGTGCGGGGCTTGTGACTATTGTCTGGCCTATTGTGTCAATGTTAAATGCACGTGCACTGCCAGATATGAGGTTATCTTCCGAGAAGTTTGTCGCTCCTGCTTTGCCAAAGTAATATTCTACTTCAGTCCAGTCATTGAAGAGTAATGTCATCTGTCCAGTTACATCCATCGTACTATAATCACCTTTCCAGCTTTCCAGGCCTCTGGCCAGTACACCTTTCCGGATACTTGCCCTGTCAATTTTCACTTTACACTGTGTGATATCAGTGTTAACAACTCCACCCAGAGTCATCTGCACCCCAGGGGCCGTGAGTGGTCGTTCAGTTCCATAAACAGGAGTTGCCACTGCTGTGGTTGCTATTCCATTGAAAGATCCATAGAGATCTGCAGTGATATCGATCACATTGTTAGGTTGGAAATTCAACTCCAGACTTCTCGCGAGAATATTGGAATAGGTTTCCATGTTCAGGTTCTGATAACCAATACCTAATGTAGCAAAACGAGCTGTCAAGGCCCGGCTGAATTCATGAGTGTATGCTGCGGTTGCTCCCACCTGGGCAGATGTTACATTTCCGAAGATTAAAAGAAGCCAGTCTTCTAACCCTCCTGATGGGTATGCGGTCATTTTCACATCTCCACCAGTTTCTACTCCTTTGTTTATTTTCTGGTACCGGCGGTCATGGAATTTCCTGAGTTCCTGAGGGTACTCATAGTTGGGTTTGGCTTTCAAACCGGGTTTGGCCGCGATGGGTAAAAACCGTTGCCAAGTAGTATTTGGTGTTCCAAATGCGGATTGGTGGGCTAATGCGGCATATACTGCTTTTCCACTTATCATTTATTTAGTCCCTCCTTTTTTCCAGAATGAGCTTTTTTCCGCTATTTTAGCCTGAGATTTATCTAAATCTTTAAGTTCACCAGGCTTGGCAGGGCCGATACCATCAGTGATTCCAGGGTAGGCCCCGATGTATTTATATTTCACCATAAAAGTTACCTCCAAATATTTGTTTAAGGTCCTATGGGGGTTCCCGCAGGATTCGAAAGTTTCACCTTCACACGAATCTGAGATGCCGAGTACAACTTAGCATTCTTACCCATACCCTCAACCCTGACACCATTCGCAACACCAATAATCTGACTGCTAATTCCCAGATCATCAAAAGTAGGATTTTCTTCCAGTTCAGTTATCACCAAATCCTTAATATTGAGCTTTTTCTTCTCAGCCACTTGAGTTAATCCTTTGACAAAAATAGAAATCATAAGGACGGTACTACGGCTGCGATGGTGTTTCTCGAAAGTATACAAGAATTCATCCTCATCATCAATCATAATCTCAGAGGTGGGCTTACTGTACTGGCCAATCTTATTCTGACGACCAATATTCACATTCTCAAATATGGCAATTTCATCATCTTTCATTGCTTCTAAGACAGATTGTGCTTTCTGTGCGAGTAAATTAGTAATCTGATCCTCCATATCATGCCTCCATCCAAGTTGTGAATCCAATAAGAATCCGTTGAATCTCCGGGTTGGCCCTAATAACAGAAGTCTGCAAGTACGGGTTGGGCTTGGTTCGGCCAACAATTCTTTTCATGTGCCAACGGTCCTTTCCACCCCGAACTACAATGTTATGACCAAGAATTACAAAAGGAGCATAAGGAGTATCTGGATACATTACTCCCTCATAAGGGGAGAGTAATTCAAAAACGTGACTATTCTTCATAAACCCTGTCTTTACAGGAGATAAACCAATAGCCGAATTCCGGACAGCATTCCCAATATCATATACTGTCTCGGTGGATTTTCGTGGTAGTTGTTGTGCTTTTGTTTCCAGGGCATAGCGTACATCTTCCTCATTACTGAGGATCATCTCATAATACAATTCATTCACCAGCGGTCTGGATCCACATAACCTGAATCACTCTGACGGAAATCATCACCACAGGGAGTGTGACTACCACTGTACACTTTCTCCTCTTTCATCACAGGGTTCTCGAGAATATACCTAGCCACTAATTCCCTGGCTCTTCTTTCATATTTCACTGCAGTTGGGCTTCGGTCCTCCTCGGTATTATAAAATGCGTCAAGGATTTCCATGGTAGCCCAGTATGTTGCAGCCCGGGAGATCATTTTAGGAACTGTAGATGGAAGACTGTTTTCAGCAATTTCACTGTTGATAAAATCATCTGCACTGTTAAGAGCTTCCTCAAGAAGTTCATCAGTTAACTGTTCCTCATCATTGAATGATTTTAGCCATGTGCGGACTGCAGTTTCGTCCCCATAATGGGTTGTGGCCATTATCTGACCCTCCGTTAAGTTCGGGTGTATTTTATTTGTATTAGTCCACCAGGCCAGGCTTGACCATTTCCATTTTTGGTCTTTTCCAATGCGATTATTTCACCTGTAGCCACTGTCACGTTGGACGATACTAGATCCACTCCATTCAATCCTATGGTATTGGAGCTGTTGACTGATCGACTACCTAAACTGGTGGTCCCCGCTCCATTGGTGCCTTTGTTAAAAACTTCAAGACCCATGAAATCTGTAGCCTGGCCAATTGCACTGTCTGGCAGTATAATCACATCTTCAATAACTCCTGCGACTGGAACCCTGGTGATCTTTTTTTCCCATACGTCAGCTGCAGCTGCATCAGGTGAAATCCTGGTTTCTATGTATTCAGTGTTGTTTTCAGTGTCAAGGTTGGTGATTCGGGTGTCAAGTGCCTGGAGTTCATCCCATATCCTATTTATCAATCCAGGAATATTCCTGCTAAAGTGTGATATTTGCGCTTTAGTCATTAGTAAAGTCATAATATTATACCTCCTTTAAAAAAGGAATTAAAAATGGATTTAATTCCTTAAAGTCCATCCTGGTTGAAGATATTATTCTTTCGCATGATTGGAACACTCCAATGAGCTCCGAACCTGATATCATATACCGCGTCCATACCATCACCATCTGATTCTATGATCTTCATATTGATGACTGGAAGATATGGATCGGTTCCTTCTTTGGACTTTATAGGAGTATACGCTCCAGGGATGGTTCTGTAGACTATGGCACCTGGGGGTGCAGCACTAGGCCATCCAAATGTCTGATTATCTGCAGGTCCAAATTCAGCGAATGTGTTTTCTACAGACCCATATTTTATCACATCACCCTCTTCCTGAAGATTATTAATACCTTCAGTCCGGATAATGTAATTTCCAAGATCATCATAGACATCTGCACCATGGAATAAAAGATCCAGACGGCCTTTGATTCCTCTGTGTCTCATGTCAGTCCTGAATCCTCGAAGGTCCTCAGCAATCATGGTACTGTCATCCCATGGCCCATCATGAAGTGCTGCCCTAGCTGAAGGTTCAGGTGCGTTGGCGTTCACTGCATCTTTAACAGAATTTTCAATGGCCGCGATAATCACGTAGCACATATCCTCCATGTCCATTAAAAACGATTCAGGTGCGTCTTCATAGTCCTCCTTGATCACAATATACCTGAACCCTTTACTCAGCAATGGAACACTGTCAGGGGTCTGTTCAGATCCTGAAACTTCAATGAGCTGTGCACCTTTAGCAGTTTCAGTGGGTTCGCCTGCGAAAAAATCCTTGAATATTTCTTTTGAAGTTTTCTCCCGGGTGTAAAAATTGTATCTCCTGCCTTTTTGCACTATTCTGTTAAGTTTTGGTGCAATTGTGAGACCAGTGGCCACTTCATCAGTTACGAATAACTGAGCATTTCCTTGACTTTTCAGGATGTCTTCTCGTTTAATTTCAGCTTGTAATGCCATAATTTATACCTCCTTAATCTTGAGCGACTACACTAGGTGCGCCTTTTCTGAAGACTCTTATGAATCCTCCTTCATTGGCATCTTTACTCTGCAATGCGTACACATTGGTAGTGGCATCCTCTTCTTTGACATATTTACGTTTGTCAGTACGGTCTACTGCAAGGCAATCTCCAGGGGTGATGGATGCATGAACATCTGCAAGTTCCAGACGGTCCAGGTCCCCGTCGAGTTCTACTCTTACTCTTCTTGCCTGGTACTGTCCCCAGTTTTTGGTTGATTTGGGGAGTGGTCCTTCAGGGTCTCGGCTGGTGATCCTGCCCACTGCAATACCATTAGTGAGTGGGGCCAATGTCATGTCTGCAGATGTGTCAATCTGCATTTCAAGACCTTGATTCCCTCTCTGCCCCCATATTATTCCAGGTGCAGGACCAAGTAGAGTATCAATAGTGTCATAAAAAGTCGCGGTTCCTTCGTTGATAAAGAAGGTTCCGTTGGGTTTGTTTCCAGTAATGTTTTTTCCTCTAAATACCATACTAAATACCTCCAATCAGTTTTTTTAGTATCCTTCCTTTTTTCTGGATTTTCTGAATGAATCCATATCCAGAGCCTCTTCAGAATTCCCACCGCCACCATTAGTACTTCTCTCTGAAGTGTCCACAATTTCGGGTCTGTTGGCTAGCATGGTTTTGAACTTGGCAAGGTCATGGTCCTTATCTGCTAAGGCAGCGGTTATCATCATTTCCCGGTCTACTGGGATGACTTTTCCTGCCTCAATAGCTTTATCGACAGCCGCGGCGATTGGTGCTTTTTTAGCTTCCATTTCTAGTTCTGGGATTTTATCCAGGCGTTCTTTGTATTCTTTGGGAAGGCTGGCTTCGATTCCTTTTTCTTTGAAAGATTGCATGAATTCACCAAAATCTTTTAAAGTGCTGGTGATTGTGGCCATTCCTTTTTCTAATACTTCTAGACGGGCAGCTCCAGGGAATTCTTCCTGTGATTCTCCTCCTTCTTGGTTTCCTTCTTGGCCACCACCCTCACCTTCACCAGATCCTGCACCGGCCCCAGTCCCCTGGGCCTGCTGCTGGTTTCCTTCATTTCCAGAGTTGTTTCCTTCACCCTGGCCCTGTGCCTGGTTTCCTTCACCTGCACCTTCACCAGTGGCATTGTTTCCTTCGTTTCCTTCATTTTCTCCAGCCATAGTACTATCCTCCATGCTTAATTTTGCAGTAATAACCATGTCCTCAGGGACAGCTCCGACTTTACAGTCACGGCAGCCACCTTCCTCGACATAATCAGTTCGTTTTATCCCTGTGAACCGGTTGAGAACCAGGTCGGCCTTTCCAGTTGGGCAGGGTTTCGCAGTAAAAGGAGCCACCACACTATACATTGGCAGCTCACCCCGGGCGTGCAACTCTGCAACCAGGGGGTTTGTGTGTTCAGATCGGGTCGCGTAGATGTGCGTCCCGTCAGTTTGGATCTCCAGGATCCGACCCACGTTCAGGGGATCAAGTTTCTTAAGAATTGGAAATTGCTTAATCAACTCTTCAGGAATATGATCGATCCCCAGGGTGATGCCGCCTCCTTCATCGATGGTCCGTTTCCAGGTTTCGTAGGTTTCTGGGATGGTTTCTTTTGATGCGAATACCCGAGTGGGTTTACCATCAACAAAAACGCTATGAGTTCCGGGTTTCCAGATTGTTCCTTTAGCGCCAGGGCTAGGGTTGTTTTGATTTACAATTTGAATCACCACGTTATTCAGTAATTAAAATAAAAAAAACCTTAAGTAACTAAAAATTAGGGCTATCTCTAAGAATTCATTAAAATAACATAATTTACACTAGAAAAAGATGAGATCCTAACTAAATAATTCAAAAATGAGTAAAATTGATTAAAAATTAATCCATTGTAAATTGACCATAACTTACAGATCCATCCTTATAATATTCGATAAATCCTCCACTGTAAGTTCCAGGGCCATCCATATAAGTTTTATGCTGTAAAATAACATCCTCTTCAGGATACGGGTCGAAAATTAATTCATCAGACTTTTCAGAATTAAACAAATGAATTTTATCAGATACCTCTACTTTAACCTGCTGAAATGCAGATAATGGAACCTTAATCTTTAATGATTCCTGAGATACTTTGTCATGAAATTTCTCAGGCAGTAATTCTTCAACTGTAACCTGAGGAATACCAACTTTTTCAACCATAATATAACCTTTCTTTATAATATTAATTAAAACTTTGTGACTGTTCCATAACTTAATTTGATGAGAATGATTCCCTGGCAATCATCCCTTCATATTGTTTTATATATTCTTGAATCATTTTAAACTGGTTAGGGAAATAAGTTTTAAATTTTAAAGGATTATTAAGGGCAAATGCCATTGAATCGGCAAAATTCTCTGTCAAATAAGAATTACCCACACTGTTTTTTGCATAACCTGAAACTGCATATTTTCTGATAATTTGAAGATCTTCCAGAGTGTTAAGACTTTCAGGAACTTGATCAGTAATTTTTGGTTTCAGCTCATGGAAAAATGAACGATCACCCCAGCGTAGATCTATATTCTGACCACTATAATGATCCTTTAAGTATTGAACATCTTTCTGAACGGCTTTGAAATAATCATTATCTACTAATGATGAAAAATATTTGTGCTGTCTTACTAACTCGAATCCTCCTCCCGCCTTATCCAATAAATGATAATCAA belongs to uncultured Methanobacterium sp. and includes:
- a CDS encoding phage tail tube protein, producing MISGKAVYAALAHQSAFGTPNTTWQRFLPIAAKPGLKAKPNYEYPQELRKFHDRRYQKINKGVETGGDVKMTAYPSGGLEDWLLLIFGNVTSAQVGATAAYTHEFSRALTARFATLGIGYQNLNMETYSNILARSLELNFQPNNVIDITADLYGSFNGIATTAVATPVYGTERPLTAPGVQMTLGGVVNTDITQCKVKIDRASIRKGVLARGLESWKGDYSTMDVTGQMTLLFNDWTEVEYYFGKAGATNFSEDNLISGSARAFNIDTIGQTIVTSPAHRDTLTLDMPKISYDVMEIQSPYDDLITAQFDWSATYDSTTTKTASATVKSLLTQVVAA
- a CDS encoding phage protease, with translation MVIQIVNQNNPSPGAKGTIWKPGTHSVFVDGKPTRVFASKETIPETYETWKRTIDEGGGITLGIDHIPEELIKQFPILKKLDPLNVGRILEIQTDGTHIYATRSEHTNPLVAELHARGELPMYSVVAPFTAKPCPTGKADLVLNRFTGIKRTDYVEEGGCRDCKVGAVPEDMVITAKLSMEDSTMAGENEGNEGNNATGEGAGEGNQAQGQGEGNNSGNEGNQQQAQGTGAGAGSGEGEGGGQEGNQEGGESQEEFPGAARLEVLEKGMATITSTLKDFGEFMQSFKEKGIEASLPKEYKERLDKIPELEMEAKKAPIAAAVDKAIEAGKVIPVDREMMITAALADKDHDLAKFKTMLANRPEIVDTSERSTNGGGGNSEEALDMDSFRKSRKKEGY